A region from the Pseudonocardia petroleophila genome encodes:
- a CDS encoding NAD(P)/FAD-dependent oxidoreductase — MRIAVVGAGPTGLFAAIALARRGHAVTVVDRDPGPHPDGSWPRVGVMQFHHPHAFRGPVVDALSAEMPEVVDALLAAGAEPVQVTPDAVAGLRCRRMVFERVLRAAAAAEPGVELLRGHAEEVLAERGRAAGLRVDGRPLGADLVLDASGRSGRIGRGLRAPAEGGDCGQAYVSRQYRLRPGAEFGPLTMPIAGVAYYPGYAAIAFPHDNGVFSAVVMRSGDDRALTGLRGTAAFDAVAAAVPLLAAWTDPARSTPLTGVLPGGRLHNTWCGQLDDRGEVPLPGLVFVGDTVCTTNPSAGRGITTSLLQVRRLLALLAEHPGDPESLTRALDAWNTAHVRPWFDDHVACDAGLAARWAGADVDLDAPLPSDLIGAAAAVDPSMMAVVGPYLAMQSLPAALAEVEPRAREVYATGWRPPVPDGPTRDELVELVTRAAGDRAGVPG, encoded by the coding sequence ATGCGCATCGCCGTCGTGGGAGCCGGGCCGACCGGCCTGTTCGCCGCCATCGCCCTGGCCCGCCGGGGCCACGCCGTCACCGTCGTCGACCGGGACCCCGGCCCGCACCCGGACGGGTCGTGGCCGCGGGTCGGCGTGATGCAGTTCCACCATCCGCACGCGTTCCGCGGGCCGGTCGTCGACGCGCTGTCGGCGGAGATGCCCGAGGTCGTCGACGCCCTGCTCGCGGCGGGTGCCGAGCCCGTGCAGGTGACGCCGGACGCCGTCGCGGGGCTGCGGTGCCGGCGGATGGTGTTCGAGCGGGTGCTGCGCGCCGCCGCGGCCGCCGAGCCCGGCGTGGAGCTGCTGCGCGGGCACGCCGAGGAGGTCCTGGCCGAGCGCGGCCGGGCCGCCGGGCTGCGCGTCGACGGCCGTCCGCTCGGCGCCGACCTCGTCCTCGACGCGTCGGGCCGGTCCGGGCGGATCGGCCGCGGGCTGCGCGCCCCCGCGGAGGGCGGCGACTGCGGGCAGGCCTACGTCTCGCGGCAGTACCGGCTGCGCCCCGGGGCGGAGTTCGGCCCGCTGACGATGCCGATCGCGGGCGTCGCCTACTACCCCGGCTACGCCGCCATCGCGTTCCCGCACGACAACGGAGTGTTCTCCGCGGTGGTCATGCGGTCGGGCGACGACCGGGCGCTCACCGGCCTGCGCGGGACCGCGGCGTTCGACGCGGTGGCCGCGGCCGTCCCGCTGCTCGCCGCGTGGACCGATCCCGCCCGCAGCACGCCGCTGACCGGGGTCCTGCCCGGCGGGCGGCTGCACAACACCTGGTGCGGCCAGCTCGACGACCGCGGGGAGGTGCCGCTGCCCGGGCTGGTGTTCGTCGGCGACACGGTGTGCACGACCAACCCCTCGGCCGGGCGCGGCATCACCACGTCGCTGCTGCAGGTGCGCAGGCTGCTCGCGCTGCTCGCCGAGCACCCCGGCGACCCGGAGTCCCTCACCCGCGCGCTCGACGCCTGGAACACCGCGCACGTCCGGCCCTGGTTCGACGACCACGTCGCCTGCGACGCCGGGCTCGCCGCCCGCTGGGCCGGGGCCGACGTCGACCTCGACGCCCCGCTGCCCTCGGACCTGATCGGCGCGGCGGCGGCGGTCGACCCGTCGATGATGGCCGTGGTCGGGCCGTACCTGGCGATGCAGTCCCTGCCCGCCGCGCTCGCGGAGGTCGAGCCGCGGGCCCGGGAGGTCTACGCGACCGGGTGGCGGCCGCCGGTGCCCGACGGCCCGACCCGCGACGAGCTGGTGGAGCTCGTGACACGCGCGGCGGGGGACCGCGCCGGGGTCCCCGGGTGA
- a CDS encoding LLM class F420-dependent oxidoreductase, producing the protein MRFGLFVPQGWRHDLVGIDPKDQWATMKGLAQHADAGPWESVWVYDHFHTVPAPTDQATHEAWSLMSAFGAVTERVRLGQMCTCMSYRNPAYLAKVAATADIISGGRVEMGIGAGWYEHEWRAYGYGFPAAPDRLGMLDEGVQIMKQAWETGSATLHGTHYQVDGAIVQPKPLQDGGIPLWIAGGGEKVTLKIAAKYARYTNFDGTLEGFTRKSELLKGHCEKVGTDFDAITRSANYNVAIGANQAEVEQRMQDAKARLLPYVGEEKAEGSLGAVRGLPACGTPDQIIENLTKLKEAGMTYAILNFAEAAYDRSGIELFEREVIPALA; encoded by the coding sequence ATGCGATTCGGACTGTTCGTTCCCCAGGGCTGGCGACACGACCTCGTCGGCATCGACCCGAAGGACCAGTGGGCCACCATGAAGGGGCTCGCGCAGCACGCCGACGCGGGCCCGTGGGAGTCCGTCTGGGTCTACGACCACTTCCACACCGTCCCCGCCCCCACCGACCAGGCCACCCACGAGGCGTGGTCGCTCATGTCGGCGTTCGGCGCCGTCACCGAGCGCGTGCGGCTCGGCCAGATGTGCACGTGCATGAGCTACCGCAACCCCGCCTACCTCGCGAAGGTGGCCGCCACCGCCGACATCATCTCCGGCGGCCGCGTGGAGATGGGCATCGGCGCGGGCTGGTACGAGCACGAGTGGCGCGCCTACGGCTACGGCTTCCCCGCCGCGCCCGACCGCCTCGGCATGCTCGACGAGGGCGTGCAGATCATGAAGCAGGCCTGGGAGACCGGGTCGGCGACGCTTCACGGCACGCACTACCAGGTCGACGGCGCCATCGTGCAGCCGAAGCCGCTGCAGGACGGCGGCATCCCGCTGTGGATCGCGGGCGGCGGCGAGAAGGTGACGCTGAAGATCGCGGCGAAGTACGCGCGCTACACCAACTTCGACGGCACGCTGGAGGGCTTCACCCGCAAGTCCGAGCTGCTCAAGGGCCACTGCGAGAAGGTCGGCACCGACTTCGACGCCATCACGCGCTCGGCCAACTACAACGTCGCGATCGGCGCGAACCAGGCCGAGGTCGAGCAGCGCATGCAGGACGCGAAGGCCCGACTGCTGCCGTACGTGGGGGAGGAGAAGGCCGAGGGCTCCCTCGGCGCCGTCCGCGGGCTGCCGGCCTGCGGCACGCCGGACCAGATCATCGAGAACCTCACGAAGCTCAAGGAGGCCGGCATGACCTACGCCATCCTCAACTTCGCCGAGGCCGCCTACGACCGCTCGGGCATCGAGCTGTTCGAGCGCGAGGTCATCCCGGCGCTCGCCTGA
- a CDS encoding DUF1707 domain-containing protein — MNPPEPPPEPPPLRVGHADREWAVAELGEHLAQGRLDPDEYADRAGAAYAARTRDELDVLFADLPRPAAPVAPVAYPAPYPAGRPDAAPYGIDPRSGVPYSDRSKVVAGVLQLVLPFGVGRFYSGHHGIAVGQLLLSIFLIGAIWAFVDGIVLLAGHPTDPYGRPLRP; from the coding sequence GTGAACCCGCCGGAGCCGCCGCCGGAGCCCCCACCCCTGCGCGTGGGCCACGCCGACCGCGAGTGGGCCGTCGCGGAGCTGGGCGAGCACCTGGCCCAGGGCCGGCTCGATCCCGACGAGTACGCCGACCGCGCGGGCGCCGCCTACGCCGCGAGAACCCGCGACGAGCTCGACGTGCTGTTCGCCGACCTGCCCCGCCCGGCGGCCCCCGTCGCCCCGGTCGCGTACCCGGCGCCGTACCCCGCGGGCCGCCCGGACGCCGCGCCCTACGGCATCGACCCCCGTTCCGGCGTCCCGTACTCGGACCGGTCCAAGGTGGTCGCCGGGGTGCTGCAGCTGGTGCTGCCGTTCGGCGTCGGCCGGTTCTACTCCGGCCACCACGGCATCGCGGTGGGCCAGCTGCTGCTGTCGATCTTCCTGATCGGCGCGATCTGGGCGTTCGTCGACGGCATCGTCCTGCTGGCCGGGCACCCGACCGACCCCTACGGCCGGCCGCTGCGCCCCTGA
- a CDS encoding NUDIX domain-containing protein, whose translation MALRSDQVVMPGGRVATREIVEHPGAVAIVALDADDRIMMIHQYRHAVRRRLWELPAGLLDVAGEEPVLTAQRELAEEAGLAAAQWSVLLDIVPSPGFSDESIRVFLARDVTEVGRPELGDDEESDLTVKWVSMPVAVRMVLAGTIVNATTVAAILAAHVLAGAPTAARPVDAPWTDRPARFAARRD comes from the coding sequence ATGGCCCTGCGCTCGGACCAGGTGGTGATGCCCGGCGGGCGGGTGGCGACCCGCGAGATCGTGGAGCACCCCGGCGCGGTCGCGATCGTCGCGCTCGACGCCGACGACCGGATCATGATGATCCACCAGTACCGGCACGCCGTGCGGCGCCGGCTGTGGGAGCTGCCGGCCGGGCTGCTCGACGTCGCGGGGGAGGAGCCGGTGCTCACCGCGCAGCGCGAGCTGGCCGAGGAGGCCGGGCTCGCCGCGGCGCAGTGGTCGGTGCTGCTCGACATCGTGCCGTCACCCGGGTTCTCCGACGAGTCGATCCGCGTCTTCCTGGCCCGTGACGTCACCGAGGTCGGCCGCCCCGAACTCGGCGACGACGAGGAGTCCGACCTCACCGTGAAGTGGGTGTCGATGCCCGTCGCGGTCCGGATGGTGCTCGCCGGCACGATCGTCAACGCCACGACGGTCGCGGCGATCCTCGCCGCACACGTGCTGGCCGGCGCCCCGACCGCCGCCCGGCCGGTCGACGCCCCGTGGACCGACCGTCCCGCCCGGTTCGCCGCGCGCCGCGACTGA
- a CDS encoding CTP synthase, with translation MQPRATRHLFVTGGVASSLGKGLTASSLGQLLTSRGLRVIMQKLDPYLNVDPGTMNPFQHGEVFVTEDGAETDLDVGHYERFLDRNLHGRANVTTGQVYSEVIAKERRGEYLGDTVQVIPHITNEIKDRILAMAEPDEDGVAPDVVITEVGGTIGDIESLPFVEAARQVRHEVGRDNCFFLHVSLVPFLAPSGELKTKPTQHSVAALRNIGIQPDALVLRADREIPDGMKRKISLMCDVDLDGVAAAPDAPSIYDIPRVLHSEGLDAYVVRRLGLPFRDVDWTVWGDLLDRVHHPDATARIALVGKYVDLPDAYLSVTEALRAGGFAHRARVEIVWVPSDECRTPAGAAAALDGMDGVLVPGGFGVRGIEGKLGALTHARTRGIPTLGLCLGLQCMVIEAARSLAGLADANSSEFDERTPHPVISTMADQRDVVAGERDMGGTMRLGAYPATLGAGTVVAAAYGTREVSERHRHRYEVNNAYRSRLEEAGLVFGGNSPDGTLVEFVELPAEEHPFYVGTQAHPELKSRPTRPHPLFAAFVKAALRYQGEVLLPFDEPAREPAHESAAAAVNGAGA, from the coding sequence GTGCAGCCTCGTGCGACGCGTCATCTGTTCGTCACCGGTGGGGTCGCGTCCTCCCTGGGTAAGGGTCTGACGGCTTCGAGCCTCGGCCAGCTCCTCACCTCCCGCGGGTTGCGGGTGATCATGCAGAAGCTCGACCCGTACCTCAACGTCGACCCGGGCACCATGAACCCGTTCCAGCACGGGGAGGTGTTCGTCACCGAGGACGGGGCGGAGACCGACCTCGACGTCGGCCACTACGAGCGGTTCCTCGACCGCAACCTGCACGGCCGGGCCAACGTCACCACCGGGCAGGTCTACTCCGAGGTGATCGCCAAGGAGCGCCGCGGCGAGTACCTCGGCGACACCGTGCAGGTCATCCCGCACATCACCAACGAGATCAAGGACCGCATCCTCGCGATGGCGGAGCCCGACGAGGACGGCGTCGCCCCCGACGTCGTGATCACCGAGGTCGGCGGCACGATCGGCGACATCGAGTCGCTGCCGTTCGTCGAGGCGGCCCGCCAGGTCCGCCACGAGGTGGGCCGCGACAACTGCTTCTTCCTGCACGTGTCCCTGGTGCCGTTCCTCGCGCCGTCCGGCGAGCTCAAGACCAAGCCGACCCAGCACTCCGTCGCGGCGCTGCGCAACATCGGCATCCAGCCCGACGCGCTGGTCCTGCGCGCCGACCGGGAGATCCCCGACGGCATGAAGCGCAAGATCTCCCTGATGTGCGACGTCGACCTCGACGGCGTCGCCGCCGCCCCGGACGCGCCGTCGATCTACGACATCCCCAGGGTGCTGCACAGCGAAGGGCTCGACGCCTACGTCGTGCGCCGCCTGGGCCTGCCCTTCCGCGACGTCGACTGGACGGTGTGGGGCGACCTGCTCGACCGCGTCCACCACCCCGACGCGACCGCGCGGATCGCCCTGGTCGGCAAGTACGTCGACCTGCCCGACGCCTACCTGTCGGTCACCGAGGCGCTGCGGGCCGGCGGGTTCGCGCACCGCGCGCGGGTGGAGATCGTCTGGGTGCCGTCCGACGAGTGCCGCACCCCGGCCGGGGCCGCCGCCGCCCTCGACGGCATGGACGGCGTGCTCGTGCCGGGCGGGTTCGGCGTCCGCGGGATCGAGGGCAAGCTCGGCGCCCTGACCCACGCCCGCACCCGCGGCATCCCGACGCTCGGCCTGTGCCTGGGCCTGCAGTGCATGGTGATCGAGGCCGCGCGCAGCCTCGCCGGGCTGGCCGACGCCAACTCCAGCGAGTTCGACGAGCGCACCCCGCACCCGGTGATCTCCACGATGGCCGACCAGCGCGACGTCGTCGCGGGGGAGCGGGACATGGGCGGCACCATGCGCCTGGGCGCCTACCCGGCCACCCTCGGCGCGGGCACCGTCGTCGCGGCGGCGTACGGCACGCGTGAGGTGTCCGAGCGGCACCGCCACCGCTACGAGGTCAACAACGCCTACCGGTCGCGGCTGGAGGAGGCCGGGCTGGTGTTCGGCGGCAACTCCCCGGACGGCACGCTCGTCGAGTTCGTCGAGCTGCCCGCGGAGGAGCACCCGTTCTACGTCGGCACCCAGGCCCACCCGGAGCTCAAGAGCCGCCCCACCCGGCCGCACCCGCTGTTCGCGGCGTTCGTCAAGGCGGCCCTGCGCTACCAGGGCGAGGTCCTCCTGCCCTTCGACGAGCCCGCCCGCGAGCCCGCCCACGAGTCCGCGGCCGCCGCGGTGAACGGGGCGGGGGCGTGA
- a CDS encoding copper transporter — translation MISLRYHVVSIAAVFLALALGVVLGASGVSDRLLSAVSAQRDDLGGRVQTLTGERDDLAAAVRASDEFARRVGPAAVRGLLDGQAVTIVSAGADAAARDGIVALLGQAGATVSGEVALTTAVGDPARADQLRELTAGLLPTGSQLPAASDTGSLLGGLLGGALLEGGDPAAVLTGLTTAGFVQAGDVPAPASLVVVLTGGALTGVDAADAAAVVARLAAELDRRGAGAVLAGSTGSADATGPVGVARADSTVTAALSTVDDVQSGPGQVSTVLALREQLDGRAGRYGSAATASDGAAPAA, via the coding sequence ATGATCTCGCTGCGCTACCACGTCGTCTCGATCGCCGCGGTCTTCCTCGCGCTCGCCCTGGGCGTCGTGCTGGGGGCGAGCGGGGTGTCCGACCGGTTGCTCTCCGCGGTCTCCGCCCAGCGCGACGACCTCGGCGGCCGGGTGCAGACGCTCACCGGCGAGCGCGACGACCTCGCCGCCGCCGTCCGCGCCTCCGACGAGTTCGCCCGCCGCGTCGGCCCCGCCGCCGTGCGCGGGCTGCTCGACGGCCAGGCCGTCACGATCGTCAGCGCCGGTGCCGACGCCGCCGCCCGCGACGGCATCGTCGCGCTGCTCGGGCAGGCCGGGGCGACCGTCAGCGGCGAGGTGGCGCTCACCACCGCCGTCGGCGACCCGGCCCGCGCCGACCAGCTCCGCGAGCTGACCGCCGGACTGCTCCCGACGGGATCCCAGCTGCCCGCCGCGTCCGACACCGGCAGCCTGCTCGGCGGCCTGCTGGGCGGGGCGCTGCTGGAGGGCGGTGATCCCGCGGCCGTGCTCACCGGGCTCACCACCGCCGGGTTCGTGCAGGCCGGGGACGTGCCCGCGCCGGCGTCGCTCGTCGTCGTGCTCACCGGGGGCGCGCTGACCGGCGTCGACGCCGCGGACGCGGCCGCCGTCGTCGCCCGGCTCGCCGCCGAGCTCGACCGCCGCGGTGCCGGGGCGGTCCTCGCCGGGAGCACCGGCTCGGCCGACGCGACCGGGCCCGTCGGCGTCGCCCGGGCGGACTCGACCGTGACGGCGGCGCTGTCCACCGTCGACGACGTGCAGTCCGGCCCGGGGCAGGTCTCGACCGTGCTGGCCCTGCGCGAGCAGCTCGACGGGCGCGCGGGCCGCTACGGGTCCGCGGCGACGGCGTCGGACGGGGCCGCGCCCGCGGCCTGA
- the steA gene encoding putative cytokinetic ring protein SteA → MKLSGLLHRTRPELPGLSGVARVDRRTDALLRRIKAGEIAVLDQIDLDRATADALVAAEVAAVVNASPSISGRFPNLGPEVLVSAGIPLVDGVGPELLHAVKDGAKLRLLDGVLYLGDLRVGEGIEQNADSVADALVEARSGLTHQLEAFAANTIEFMRRERALLLDGAGVPEVDVTLAGRQVLVVAAGYDHVADLARLKNYIHEYRPVLVGVGAGADALLAAGHTPALIVGDPGEVSNEALTSGADVVVPAFADGHAPGLHRVQDLGTGAVTFPSSANPEDLALLLAAHHGASMVVTVGLSASMAEFLDRGRSGSNASTFLTRLQLGGTLVDGRVIAALYRSRVSLGAIALMVAAAVVAVVAALLVSDAGDAVLDWIVQGWNGLLDTVRGWFG, encoded by the coding sequence ATGAAGTTGTCCGGCCTGCTGCACCGCACCCGTCCCGAGCTGCCCGGCCTGTCCGGGGTCGCCCGCGTCGACCGCCGCACCGACGCGCTGCTGCGCCGGATCAAGGCGGGGGAGATCGCGGTGCTCGACCAGATCGACCTCGACCGCGCCACGGCCGACGCGCTCGTCGCCGCCGAGGTCGCCGCCGTCGTCAACGCGTCGCCGTCGATCTCGGGCCGGTTCCCCAACCTCGGTCCCGAGGTCCTCGTGTCGGCCGGGATCCCGCTGGTCGACGGGGTGGGCCCGGAGCTGCTCCACGCCGTCAAGGACGGCGCCAAGCTCCGGCTGCTCGACGGCGTGCTCTACCTCGGGGACCTGCGGGTCGGCGAGGGCATCGAGCAGAACGCCGACTCCGTGGCCGACGCGCTGGTCGAGGCCCGCTCCGGGCTCACCCACCAGCTCGAGGCGTTCGCCGCCAACACCATCGAGTTCATGCGCCGCGAGCGCGCCCTGCTCCTCGACGGGGCAGGCGTCCCCGAGGTCGACGTGACGCTCGCGGGGCGGCAGGTGCTCGTCGTCGCCGCCGGGTACGACCACGTCGCCGACCTCGCGCGGCTGAAGAACTACATCCACGAGTACCGGCCGGTGCTGGTCGGCGTCGGGGCGGGCGCCGACGCGCTGCTGGCCGCCGGGCACACCCCGGCGCTGATCGTCGGGGACCCCGGTGAGGTGTCCAACGAGGCGCTCACCTCCGGCGCCGACGTCGTCGTCCCCGCGTTCGCCGACGGCCACGCGCCCGGTCTGCACCGGGTGCAGGACCTCGGGACCGGTGCCGTCACGTTCCCCAGCTCGGCCAACCCGGAGGACCTCGCGCTCCTGCTCGCGGCCCACCACGGCGCGTCGATGGTGGTCACGGTCGGGCTGTCGGCGAGCATGGCCGAGTTCCTCGACCGCGGCCGGTCGGGCAGCAACGCCTCGACGTTCCTCACCCGGCTGCAGCTCGGCGGCACGCTGGTGGACGGGCGGGTGATCGCCGCGCTCTACCGCAGCCGGGTCTCGCTCGGCGCGATCGCGCTGATGGTGGCCGCGGCAGTGGTCGCGGTCGTCGCCGCCCTGCTGGTCTCCGACGCGGGCGACGCGGTGCTCGACTGGATCGTCCAGGGCTGGAACGGCCTGCTCGACACCGTCCGGGGCTGGTTCGGATGA
- the recN gene encoding DNA repair protein RecN: protein MLAEMRIQGLGVIDDATLELDPGLTVLTGETGAGKTMVVTGLSLLGGGRAEASRVQEGAKRAVVEGRFSADAAALAVADEVGADADDDGTLIAVRTVGADGRSRAHLGGRSVPVGVLGRLAEVTLAVHGQNDQLRLLRPAEQRALLDRFAGESVAGPLDRYRSVRTEWQKVAAELVERRDGARRMAQEADLLRHGLSEIGAVDPQPGEDADLLAQSRRLVAADELREVAATARAALVGAEDADPDAPAALALIGDARHRLSGAGDDELTALDARLAEALALLGDVGGELTAYLERLDADPERLAAVLSRQSDLKALTRKYAADVDGVLAWADEARERLDGLDTSEETLTALAARRDELAAELAGHAEEVTAARVEAAERLAAGTTAELGGLAMGDARLLVDVRPRQAGPDAPEALTVGGLRLVAGSTGVDDVELRLVAHGGASPQPLHKGASGGELSRVMLALEVALAGADPVPTMVFDEVDAGVGGRAAVEIGRRLARLAARHQVIVVTHLPQVAAYADRHLVVDKSVRGGTGPARSRVRTLAEGDRIVELARMLAGLDDTDTGRAHAEELLGAARAHREADRAPARRKGGAKRAR from the coding sequence ATGCTGGCCGAGATGCGGATCCAGGGGCTGGGCGTGATCGACGACGCCACCCTCGAGCTCGATCCGGGGCTCACCGTCCTCACGGGCGAGACCGGGGCGGGCAAGACGATGGTGGTCACCGGCCTGTCGCTGCTCGGGGGCGGCCGGGCCGAGGCGTCGCGGGTGCAGGAGGGGGCGAAGCGCGCGGTCGTCGAGGGCCGGTTCTCCGCCGACGCGGCCGCGCTCGCCGTCGCCGACGAGGTGGGGGCCGACGCCGACGACGACGGCACCCTGATCGCGGTGCGCACCGTCGGGGCCGACGGGCGCTCGCGCGCGCACCTGGGCGGGCGGTCGGTGCCGGTCGGGGTGCTGGGCCGGCTGGCCGAGGTCACGCTCGCCGTCCACGGGCAGAACGACCAGCTGCGGCTGCTGCGGCCCGCGGAGCAGCGCGCCCTGCTCGACCGGTTCGCGGGTGAGTCCGTCGCGGGCCCGCTCGACCGCTACCGGTCGGTGCGCACGGAGTGGCAGAAGGTCGCCGCGGAGCTGGTGGAGCGGCGCGACGGCGCGCGGCGGATGGCGCAGGAGGCCGACCTGCTGCGCCACGGCCTCTCCGAGATCGGCGCGGTCGACCCGCAGCCCGGCGAGGACGCCGACCTCCTCGCCCAGTCGCGGCGGCTGGTGGCGGCCGACGAGCTGCGCGAGGTCGCCGCCACGGCCCGCGCCGCGCTGGTGGGGGCCGAGGACGCCGATCCGGACGCGCCCGCCGCGCTCGCCCTCATCGGCGACGCCCGGCACCGCCTCTCCGGTGCGGGCGACGACGAGCTCACCGCTCTCGACGCGCGGCTGGCCGAGGCGCTGGCCCTGCTCGGCGACGTCGGGGGAGAGCTCACGGCCTACCTGGAACGGCTCGACGCCGACCCGGAGCGCCTCGCCGCGGTGCTGTCGCGCCAGTCCGACCTCAAGGCGCTCACGCGCAAGTACGCCGCCGACGTCGACGGCGTGCTGGCCTGGGCCGACGAGGCCCGCGAACGGCTCGACGGGCTCGACACGTCCGAGGAGACCCTCACGGCGCTCGCGGCCCGCCGCGACGAGCTCGCCGCCGAGCTGGCCGGGCACGCGGAGGAGGTCACCGCCGCGCGCGTCGAGGCCGCCGAGCGCCTCGCCGCGGGCACCACCGCCGAGCTGGGCGGGCTGGCGATGGGCGACGCCCGCCTGCTCGTCGACGTCCGGCCGCGGCAGGCCGGGCCGGACGCGCCCGAGGCGCTGACGGTCGGCGGGTTGCGGCTGGTCGCCGGCAGCACCGGGGTCGACGACGTGGAGCTGCGGCTCGTCGCCCACGGCGGGGCCTCGCCGCAGCCGCTGCACAAGGGCGCGTCCGGCGGCGAGCTCTCCCGCGTCATGCTCGCGCTGGAGGTGGCGCTCGCCGGGGCCGACCCGGTGCCGACGATGGTCTTCGACGAGGTCGACGCCGGGGTCGGCGGCCGCGCCGCGGTGGAGATCGGGCGCCGCCTGGCCCGGCTCGCCGCCCGCCACCAGGTGATCGTGGTGACGCACCTGCCGCAGGTGGCCGCCTACGCCGACCGGCACCTCGTCGTCGACAAATCGGTGCGGGGTGGGACGGGCCCCGCCCGCAGCCGCGTCCGCACGCTCGCCGAGGGCGACCGGATCGTCGAGCTGGCCCGGATGCTGGCCGGCCTCGACGACACCGACACCGGCCGCGCCCACGCCGAGGAGCTGCTCGGGGCGGCCCGCGCGCACCGCGAGGCCGACCGGGCGCCCGCGCGCCGGAAGGGCGGCGCGAAACGGGCCCGGTGA
- a CDS encoding NAD kinase yields MSRREVLLVLHTGRATNRKTASAVAARLAADGIRLRVLAEEWSEVDDEGLPESLRPRVVDGRPGCAEGAEVVLVLGGDGTLLRAAEMARPVGVPLLGVNLGRVGFLAEVEQDSLDHALDAIVAGGYAVEERMTLDAVARSNGDVLARTWALNEAAVEKSTRERILEVVLEVDGRPLSAFGCDGVLCATPTGSTAYAFSAGGPLVWPQVEALLLVPSNAHALFARPMVISPDSQVAIEVDAGGPPAVLDCDGRRTVALPPGARVELSRGDRPVRMVRLDGRPFADRLVRKFDLPIRGWRGAPRP; encoded by the coding sequence GTGAGCCGGCGGGAGGTCCTGCTCGTCCTGCACACCGGGCGCGCGACGAACCGGAAGACGGCCTCGGCGGTGGCGGCCCGGCTCGCGGCCGACGGGATCCGGCTGCGGGTGCTCGCCGAGGAGTGGTCCGAGGTCGACGACGAGGGCCTGCCGGAGTCGCTGCGCCCCCGGGTCGTCGACGGCCGGCCCGGGTGCGCCGAGGGGGCCGAGGTCGTCCTGGTGCTGGGCGGCGACGGGACGCTGCTGCGCGCCGCGGAGATGGCCCGCCCCGTCGGGGTGCCGCTGCTCGGCGTCAACCTGGGTCGGGTCGGGTTCCTCGCCGAGGTCGAGCAGGACTCCCTCGACCACGCCCTCGACGCCATCGTCGCCGGGGGCTACGCCGTCGAGGAGCGGATGACGCTCGACGCCGTCGCCCGCAGCAACGGCGACGTGCTGGCGCGGACCTGGGCGCTCAACGAGGCCGCGGTGGAGAAGAGCACGCGCGAGCGGATCCTCGAGGTCGTGCTGGAGGTCGACGGGCGGCCGCTCTCGGCGTTCGGCTGCGACGGCGTGCTGTGCGCGACCCCGACCGGTTCCACCGCCTACGCGTTCTCCGCGGGCGGGCCGCTGGTCTGGCCGCAGGTCGAGGCGCTGCTGCTGGTGCCGAGCAACGCGCACGCGCTGTTCGCGCGGCCGATGGTGATCTCGCCGGACTCGCAGGTGGCGATCGAGGTCGACGCCGGCGGGCCCCCGGCCGTCCTCGACTGCGACGGCCGGCGCACCGTCGCGCTGCCCCCCGGGGCCCGCGTGGAGCTCTCCCGCGGCGACCGGCCGGTGCGGATGGTGCGCCTGGACGGGCGGCCGTTCGCCGACCGGCTGGTCCGCAAGTTCGACCTGCCGATCCGCGGGTGGCGCGGGGCACCGCGCCCCTAG
- a CDS encoding TlyA family RNA methyltransferase, whose product MVTRARLDAELVRRGLARSRQQAAELIEQGRVAVRGVVAGKAATVVDRDTPVVVRGTGVREWASRGAHKLIGALDAFDLDVTGARCLDAGASTGGFTDVLLDRGAAEVVAVDVGYGQLVWRLRSDDRVRVHDRTNVRALTPDDIGGTAAVTVADLSFISLRTVLPALAACTDGVLVPMVKPQFEVGRERLGSGGVVRDPELRRSALVDVAAAARALGLVLRGAVASPLPGPSGNVEFFLLLARTGDDVGDDALGVAVEQGPA is encoded by the coding sequence GTGGTCACCCGGGCCCGCCTCGACGCCGAGCTGGTGCGCCGCGGGCTGGCCCGCTCGCGCCAGCAGGCGGCGGAGCTGATCGAGCAGGGGCGCGTCGCCGTCCGCGGGGTGGTGGCGGGCAAGGCGGCCACCGTCGTCGACCGCGACACCCCCGTCGTGGTCCGCGGGACCGGCGTGCGGGAGTGGGCCTCGCGCGGCGCGCACAAGCTCATCGGTGCGCTCGACGCGTTCGACCTCGACGTCACCGGGGCCCGCTGCCTCGACGCCGGCGCGTCCACGGGGGGGTTCACCGACGTGCTGCTCGACCGGGGCGCGGCCGAGGTCGTCGCCGTCGACGTCGGGTACGGGCAGCTGGTGTGGCGGCTGCGCAGCGACGACCGGGTGCGGGTGCACGACCGCACGAACGTCCGCGCGCTCACCCCCGACGACATCGGCGGGACCGCCGCGGTGACCGTGGCCGACCTGTCGTTCATCTCCCTGCGCACCGTCCTGCCCGCCCTCGCCGCCTGCACCGACGGCGTCCTGGTGCCGATGGTGAAGCCGCAGTTCGAGGTGGGGCGCGAGCGGCTGGGGTCCGGTGGGGTCGTGCGCGACCCGGAGCTGCGGCGCTCCGCGCTCGTCGACGTCGCCGCGGCCGCCCGTGCGCTCGGACTGGTGCTGCGCGGCGCGGTCGCCAGCCCGCTGCCCGGGCCGTCGGGCAACGTCGAGTTCTTCCTGCTGCTCGCCCGCACCGGCGACGACGTCGGTGACGACGCGCTGGGCGTGGCCGTCGAGCAGGGGCCCGCGTGA